A region from the uncultured Bacteroides sp. genome encodes:
- a CDS encoding RagB/SusD family nutrient uptake outer membrane protein, translating into MNKKIFLFLIAASLCVTSCDLNREPEDTLADTSFWKTETDLRGACTRLYNLLDGFSHDTRSDELVKTSADDISSGQRTVPSTSGNWSDPYYRIFTANNIILKGAGANVAESIKNRYLAEAYFFRAYYYFMLVKKYGDVPLILKPIDDTKDPLLDSPRTPREEVIQQCYSDLDYAAEWLPKMSALPDADWGRVTRSAALAMTERIGLYEGTFSKYHNLGSDYKAHLKRAIDAAQLVMQEGHSLYPDFQKLFYFDGEGSQNKENIFVKVYGPDGAGTVVHGNSRQMENSVSVTRSMVDLFLYNDGLPRDKSPLKVSQETSFDDIFTNRDPRLAMTLYKVGEEAYKGAYVPFANQHGYGYSLKKGFMLDEWVTNSKETVDKMLIRYAEVLISYAEALYEYNGSITDDQLNQTVNALRSRVGFNVKLTNSFVTANGLNMLNEIRRERTVEFIDENMRYDDIIRWKIAENVLPTYILGAKFVDTESSKQRSDLANRLTDANGMLNGEKVYDQSDIYVIELAKDRVFDPAKDYLYPIPLNEISLSGGAVEQNPGWE; encoded by the coding sequence ATGAATAAAAAAATATTCTTATTCTTGATAGCCGCATCGCTGTGTGTCACCAGCTGCGACTTAAACAGAGAACCTGAAGACACGCTCGCCGATACTTCTTTCTGGAAAACAGAGACGGACTTGCGTGGAGCTTGTACCCGACTATACAATCTGCTTGATGGATTCTCGCATGATACCCGTTCGGATGAATTAGTGAAGACTTCCGCGGACGATATTTCAAGTGGACAGCGTACCGTACCTTCCACATCCGGCAATTGGTCAGACCCATATTATCGCATCTTTACGGCTAATAATATTATCTTAAAAGGAGCCGGCGCAAATGTTGCTGAATCGATTAAAAACAGATACCTAGCCGAAGCTTACTTCTTTCGTGCTTATTATTACTTTATGCTAGTAAAGAAATACGGTGATGTACCTTTAATCTTAAAACCTATCGACGATACCAAAGACCCGCTTTTAGATTCTCCACGCACTCCACGCGAAGAAGTTATTCAACAATGTTACAGCGATCTTGATTACGCAGCCGAGTGGCTTCCTAAGATGAGTGCCTTACCCGATGCAGACTGGGGACGTGTAACCCGGTCGGCAGCTTTGGCCATGACCGAACGTATCGGTCTTTATGAAGGCACTTTCTCTAAATATCATAACTTGGGTAGCGATTACAAAGCACATCTAAAGAGAGCTATCGATGCTGCCCAACTAGTTATGCAAGAAGGGCATTCTCTTTATCCCGATTTCCAGAAACTTTTCTATTTTGATGGAGAAGGTTCTCAGAATAAAGAAAACATTTTTGTAAAGGTGTACGGCCCTGACGGAGCCGGCACGGTAGTCCATGGCAATTCCCGCCAGATGGAGAATTCCGTATCGGTAACGCGCAGCATGGTAGATCTTTTCCTTTATAACGACGGATTGCCCAGAGACAAATCACCGTTGAAAGTTTCTCAGGAAACAAGTTTTGACGATATATTCACCAATCGCGACCCACGCTTGGCCATGACTCTCTATAAGGTGGGAGAAGAGGCATACAAAGGCGCTTACGTACCATTTGCCAATCAGCACGGTTACGGATATTCTTTGAAAAAAGGATTCATGCTCGACGAATGGGTAACAAACAGCAAAGAGACGGTAGACAAAATGCTTATCAGATATGCTGAAGTATTGATTTCGTATGCCGAAGCATTGTATGAATACAACGGTTCCATTACGGATGACCAGCTCAACCAGACAGTGAATGCACTCCGAAGCCGCGTCGGATTTAATGTGAAACTCACCAATAGCTTCGTCACAGCAAACGGATTAAATATGCTGAACGAAATACGTCGTGAACGTACGGTAGAATTCATTGATGAGAACATGCGCTATGATGACATTATCCGCTGGAAAATAGCAGAGAATGTACTGCCTACTTATATTTTAGGAGCAAAATTCGTTGACACAGAGAGCTCTAAGCAACGTTCAGACTTAGCCAATCGTCTGACAGATGCCAACGGCATGCTCAACGGAGAGAAAGTATATGACCAATCGGACATCTATGTTATCGAACTGGCCAAAGATCGCGTATTCGATCCGGCAAAAGATTATCTGTATCCTATCCCATTAAACGAAATATCATTATCAGGAGGAGCTGTAGAACAGAACCCGGGATGGGAATAA
- a CDS encoding glycosyl hydrolase family 18 protein, with translation MKPVILAYVTSWDRSIPDPEVLTHINYAFGHVTQSFDGVRINNEERLQMISKLKQKKKSLKVLLSIGGWGSGNFSEMAANKEYRKAFAADCKRVIKQFNLDGIDIDWEFPTSSSAKISSSPEDTKNYTLLMHDIRKAIGKRKLLTLASQAGAGYIDFPEVNKYIDFVNIMTYDMASAPKHHSGLYRSNMTGWLSCEESVEKHIKAGIPIHKLVLGIPFYGHGRDQVPNYINYNKIKELTNYTAQWDDVAKAPYLTDSTGRVVCNYDDERSIKIKCSYLLNKGMLGAMYWDYGGDDKEGTLQNALFKGIMKQEK, from the coding sequence ATGAAACCAGTAATTCTGGCCTATGTAACCTCATGGGATAGGAGCATACCAGATCCGGAGGTACTCACCCATATCAACTACGCTTTCGGACATGTAACACAAAGTTTTGATGGCGTTCGTATTAATAATGAAGAACGGCTGCAAATGATATCTAAACTAAAGCAGAAGAAAAAATCTCTTAAGGTTCTCCTTTCCATCGGAGGATGGGGAAGTGGTAACTTTAGTGAAATGGCCGCAAACAAAGAATATAGAAAAGCTTTTGCTGCTGATTGTAAACGCGTTATCAAACAATTTAATCTAGACGGAATTGACATTGACTGGGAATTTCCAACCAGTAGTTCTGCTAAAATTTCATCGTCTCCTGAAGATACCAAGAACTATACTTTACTGATGCATGATATACGCAAAGCAATAGGCAAAAGGAAACTATTGACATTGGCCTCGCAAGCCGGTGCGGGCTACATTGACTTTCCTGAAGTAAACAAATATATTGATTTCGTCAACATAATGACCTATGATATGGCTAGCGCGCCTAAACATCACTCCGGCCTCTATCGATCGAATATGACAGGATGGCTCTCTTGTGAAGAATCAGTAGAGAAACATATTAAAGCCGGCATACCAATCCATAAATTAGTACTTGGAATACCCTTCTATGGCCATGGAAGAGATCAAGTCCCGAATTATATCAATTACAACAAAATAAAAGAACTAACAAACTATACAGCCCAGTGGGACGACGTAGCCAAAGCACCTTATTTAACAGATTCAACAGGTAGAGTTGTTTGCAATTACGATGATGAAAGATCAATAAAGATAAAATGCAGCTATTTACTTAATAAGGGCATGCTTGGAGCCATGTACTGGGATTATGGCGGAGATGATAAAGAAGGTACTCTTCAAAATGCACTCTTTAAAGGAATAATGAAACAAGAAAAATAA
- a CDS encoding TonB-dependent receptor has translation MKMKRKQFSWKNMQLLSVCCFLFLFDVGLSAQNLVDIRGLIQDANSKEALIGVSILEKGTSNGTITDFDGNFSLKVKPNSTLELSYVGYSTLLIKADQAKGVILMKEDTKTLQEVVVVGYGTQKKINLTGAVTAIDGATIAAKPSSDVLTAMQGEMPGVAVLRSSGQPGSETSGVRIRGFSSANATSALILIDGIEGDMTLLNPNDIASISVLKDAAACAIYGARAAAGVILITTKSGSEGKPRISYNGYYGINTPGNMPERLPAWEEQEFINMSRVNASGSPEWNPEQTSWVGNPNFNYRPNYSNGRWDFFQATNWVDKGTKDYTTQQNHSVSVSGGKKELNYLISAGYYTKNGLLKYGPDKNNRYNFRVKINSEVNPYVDLALTASYNGKFVETNPYGATNILERLYHVRGRQPIFNPEEDINEDPYNGDLQVNPIELMKNGGISKNQYEEYIGKGEMTIKNVIKGLQLRLSAARQSGYYSSEVDKRYLVWYDRLGTTVRFSANDPNSLVKQKNGDYHDTFEALLNYDLKIGQHTIGALAGTTYENYRKDEITGTAKDLNSNDFFTFGYYDSSVVDNTTLADNIDTWAMMSYFGRVNYNYAERYLFEANVRYDGSSRVAPEYRWQAFPSFSAAWRISEEKWFHVPSINNLKLRASWGQLGNGAVLDLYDYIPLINSGTQLGEKYYYQGQLASKSKKWEVISTTNLGLDLGMFNNKLNVTADYYWKYNNNMLASLQVPSLIGITVPNANVGKLKTWGWEFEVGYKDKVGDLNYQVSFNLSDSQNRLIQYDGKNSISEGAVSLLQGYSMNTLWGYKTDGYWSSREEYETYKANNPGYQSFNDAKVSGGDVKYVAQGKADHTIGQGGGTPENPGDLIYLGDSNGRYLYGLNLSMQWKNFDFSMMWQGVAKRKILIDTNTIAPFSSTSNMPWTIHRDYWTEDNPNAYWPRLYSGNTFNYHPSDKWVQDASYIRLKNVQLGYTIPVKKTVLEKLRVYVSGEDLWEHSGLLSVFDPEVGNNASASYYPFFRSWAVGVNVTF, from the coding sequence ATGAAAATGAAGAGAAAACAATTTTCATGGAAAAACATGCAGCTACTCTCAGTTTGCTGCTTTTTGTTTCTTTTTGATGTGGGTCTCTCGGCCCAGAACCTGGTTGATATTCGGGGGTTGATTCAAGATGCAAATTCGAAAGAAGCTTTAATAGGAGTTTCCATCTTGGAGAAAGGGACATCAAATGGTACCATCACCGACTTCGATGGTAATTTCTCACTGAAAGTGAAACCCAACTCAACGTTAGAGCTTTCTTACGTTGGTTATTCTACACTATTGATTAAAGCTGATCAGGCCAAAGGGGTTATCCTGATGAAAGAAGATACAAAAACACTGCAAGAAGTAGTTGTTGTTGGATATGGAACTCAAAAGAAAATAAACCTTACGGGTGCTGTTACGGCAATAGATGGCGCAACGATTGCTGCAAAACCATCTTCGGACGTACTGACAGCCATGCAAGGAGAAATGCCGGGTGTTGCTGTATTAAGAAGCAGTGGGCAACCAGGCTCTGAAACCTCGGGTGTTCGTATTCGTGGCTTTTCGTCTGCTAACGCCACTTCGGCACTAATTTTAATCGATGGTATTGAAGGAGATATGACTCTCCTGAATCCGAATGACATTGCCTCCATCTCTGTTCTTAAAGATGCTGCCGCATGCGCCATTTATGGTGCGAGAGCTGCCGCAGGTGTTATTCTGATTACCACAAAATCGGGTAGTGAAGGAAAACCACGCATTTCTTACAATGGATATTATGGAATAAATACGCCGGGCAATATGCCGGAACGCTTACCTGCCTGGGAAGAACAAGAGTTCATTAATATGTCTCGTGTTAATGCAAGCGGATCTCCTGAATGGAATCCAGAACAAACTTCATGGGTAGGAAATCCGAACTTCAACTACAGACCAAATTATTCTAATGGCCGCTGGGATTTTTTCCAAGCCACCAACTGGGTAGACAAAGGAACAAAGGACTACACAACTCAACAAAATCATTCTGTTTCTGTAAGTGGAGGGAAAAAGGAACTTAATTACCTAATATCCGCCGGATATTACACAAAGAACGGTCTTCTTAAATACGGTCCTGATAAGAATAACCGATATAACTTTCGTGTAAAAATCAACTCGGAAGTAAATCCCTATGTAGATTTAGCGTTAACGGCTAGCTATAACGGAAAGTTTGTAGAGACAAACCCTTATGGCGCAACGAATATATTGGAAAGACTCTATCACGTTCGGGGCAGGCAACCTATTTTTAATCCGGAAGAAGATATTAATGAAGATCCTTACAATGGAGATTTGCAGGTAAATCCTATTGAGCTGATGAAGAATGGAGGTATTTCCAAAAACCAATACGAAGAATATATTGGCAAAGGCGAAATGACAATCAAAAACGTTATTAAAGGCTTGCAACTCAGATTAAGCGCTGCCCGTCAGTCCGGTTATTACAGTTCTGAGGTTGATAAACGTTATCTGGTATGGTACGACCGCCTAGGAACAACCGTTAGATTTTCTGCTAATGACCCTAACTCGTTAGTCAAACAAAAAAATGGTGATTATCACGATACTTTTGAAGCGTTGCTTAACTATGATTTAAAAATAGGACAGCACACCATCGGCGCACTTGCAGGTACTACATACGAAAACTACAGGAAAGACGAAATAACCGGTACTGCAAAGGATTTGAATTCAAATGATTTCTTTACATTCGGATATTATGATTCTTCTGTTGTAGACAATACCACTCTGGCAGATAACATAGATACATGGGCCATGATGTCTTACTTTGGCAGAGTAAACTATAACTATGCCGAACGCTATTTATTTGAAGCCAATGTACGTTACGACGGAAGTTCACGTGTAGCTCCCGAATATCGTTGGCAAGCATTCCCTTCATTTTCAGCGGCATGGCGTATCAGTGAAGAAAAATGGTTTCATGTACCTTCTATAAACAACCTGAAGTTACGTGCTTCATGGGGCCAATTAGGGAATGGGGCAGTTCTAGATCTTTATGATTATATTCCATTAATTAACAGCGGTACTCAATTAGGAGAAAAATATTACTACCAAGGCCAGTTGGCTTCAAAAAGTAAGAAATGGGAAGTCATAAGTACAACCAATTTGGGACTCGATCTCGGTATGTTTAACAACAAACTGAATGTAACCGCCGACTATTATTGGAAATATAACAATAACATGCTGGCCAGTCTTCAAGTACCCAGTCTCATCGGCATAACAGTACCCAACGCAAACGTAGGAAAATTAAAAACATGGGGATGGGAGTTTGAGGTTGGATACAAAGATAAAGTAGGCGATTTAAATTATCAGGTAAGCTTTAATTTATCCGATAGCCAAAACCGTTTGATACAATACGACGGGAAGAATTCCATTTCAGAAGGCGCAGTAAGTTTACTGCAAGGATATTCAATGAACACTCTTTGGGGATACAAAACCGATGGCTACTGGAGCAGCCGTGAAGAATACGAAACTTACAAAGCGAACAACCCCGGTTATCAGTCATTTAATGATGCTAAAGTGTCGGGAGGTGATGTGAAATACGTAGCTCAGGGAAAGGCCGACCATACCATAGGTCAGGGAGGTGGAACACCAGAGAATCCCGGAGATTTGATTTATTTAGGTGATTCGAACGGACGTTACCTTTACGGATTAAACTTGTCTATGCAATGGAAGAATTTCGATTTCTCCATGATGTGGCAGGGAGTTGCCAAGCGCAAAATATTGATTGACACAAATACCATTGCACCATTCTCTTCAACCTCCAATATGCCTTGGACTATCCATCGCGACTATTGGACAGAAGACAATCCAAATGCGTACTGGCCCAGATTATACAGTGGCAACACCTTCAACTATCATCCTTCCGATAAATGGGTGCAAGACGCATCATACATTCGTTTAAAGAACGTTCAGTTGGGTTATACCATTCCTGTTAAGAAAACTGTACTCGAGAAACTAAGAGTATACGTTTCCGGAGAAGATCTTTGGGAACATTCAGGACTGCTTTCTGTATTCGATCCTGAAGTTGGCAACAATGCAAGTGCCAGTTATTATCCATTCTTCCGCTCATGGGCAGTAGGAGTAAACGTAACATTTTAA
- a CDS encoding glycoside hydrolase family 2 TIM barrel-domain containing protein translates to MERNYMTKLCKIAITAALVCLPFVTCKSQREMKTINEGWTFLKGDATGASDSVYNEKGWDAIVIPHTWNTDAYTDKAYYKGVGWYRKKLSLSKDWNGKQIFLKFEAASKAASVFVNGQPVGEHQGGYTAFTIDITPYCSFSSPNVIAVKVDNAREDIPPISGDFTFFGGIYRDVWVIAVPKQHFDLLNHGSDGIFIQTPQVSAKQASLAIKGTVTNDAAEKTQLEVKHIIYAPDGQIAQTLHQNIRLKAHEQVAFTATAKPIINPRLWSPESPALYRVETILSDSKTKKVLDRISNYTGFRWFRFDGNEGFFLNGKPYKLHGICRHQDQKPIGVAMSDEMHRRDMLLMKEMGANFIRISHYPQDAAILEQCDKLGMLVWEEIPIIDIVPDSVAYANTCELNLREMIRQHYNHPAIITWGFMNEILLVTQRRYKKKIQLKPVLDRTLALANRLEKALKEEDPYRSSTMAFHASNMYNEAGLSGITDVIGWNLYSGWYGGKLTDFEKFLDEQHAQHPDHPIIVSEYGAGSDRRLHSFAPHNFDFSMEYQQQYLEHYLPVIEERPYVCGGTHWNFIDFSSALRDESMPRINNKGLVYSDRTPKDVFFYYQALFRKDIPVLHIAARDWTHRSGIQNGKDPVIQPIKIYTNLPEAELFIDGRSLGKKKSENYTILFDVPFTAGTHFLRATGITGNDNRPIEDGISVAFTPVPDRLNNENLRELELAVNVGSNCFFTSSESNLTWLPDRPYEPGGWGYLDKEKKSEETGTQTQIENTDDNPLYQTLRTNLEGYRFDVPAGEYEVELLFADIFKESDNLPYQLNETLPHVSRGNVFNVFINRHLVDEQLSPGRDDGCFQAVKKRYIATVGNEGLEIRFEQLNGKSFLNGIKLRKL, encoded by the coding sequence ATGGAAAGGAATTACATGACAAAGCTTTGCAAGATAGCTATTACGGCTGCCTTAGTGTGCCTGCCGTTCGTCACTTGCAAAAGCCAGCGAGAGATGAAAACGATTAATGAGGGATGGACGTTTCTCAAAGGAGACGCTACCGGAGCATCAGACAGTGTTTACAACGAAAAAGGATGGGATGCAATCGTTATACCGCATACCTGGAATACGGATGCCTATACCGATAAAGCCTATTACAAAGGCGTCGGATGGTATCGCAAGAAACTTTCCTTATCCAAAGACTGGAACGGCAAACAGATTTTCCTGAAATTCGAAGCTGCCAGCAAAGCAGCATCCGTATTCGTCAACGGACAACCGGTTGGTGAGCATCAGGGAGGATACACCGCCTTTACGATCGATATAACGCCCTATTGTTCTTTCTCATCTCCTAATGTCATTGCCGTAAAGGTTGATAATGCCCGTGAAGACATTCCACCTATCTCCGGCGACTTCACCTTCTTCGGGGGAATATACCGCGACGTATGGGTGATAGCTGTACCTAAACAGCATTTCGACTTATTGAATCATGGTTCCGACGGAATCTTTATACAAACACCACAGGTTTCGGCCAAACAGGCATCACTTGCCATCAAAGGAACCGTAACGAACGATGCCGCAGAAAAAACGCAACTCGAAGTTAAACACATCATCTATGCCCCCGACGGGCAAATAGCACAAACACTTCATCAAAATATACGTCTGAAAGCTCACGAACAAGTAGCTTTCACCGCCACAGCCAAACCCATAATAAACCCTCGCCTATGGTCGCCGGAGTCTCCGGCACTTTACCGGGTAGAGACAATTCTAAGCGACAGCAAAACTAAAAAGGTACTCGATCGGATCAGTAATTACACCGGATTCCGCTGGTTCCGTTTCGATGGAAACGAAGGTTTCTTTCTCAATGGCAAGCCCTACAAACTGCACGGCATCTGCCGCCATCAAGATCAAAAGCCCATCGGCGTGGCTATGAGCGACGAAATGCATCGCCGCGACATGCTATTGATGAAAGAGATGGGGGCCAACTTTATCCGCATTTCACACTATCCGCAAGATGCGGCCATTCTGGAGCAATGCGACAAGCTCGGCATGCTGGTATGGGAAGAGATACCTATCATCGACATCGTGCCCGACTCCGTAGCATATGCCAACACCTGCGAACTGAATCTGCGCGAAATGATTCGTCAGCACTACAACCACCCCGCCATCATCACTTGGGGATTTATGAACGAAATTCTACTTGTTACCCAGCGAAGGTATAAAAAGAAAATACAGCTAAAACCGGTACTGGATCGTACGCTGGCATTGGCCAACCGACTGGAGAAAGCACTCAAAGAAGAAGATCCGTATCGCAGCAGCACCATGGCCTTTCATGCAAGCAACATGTACAATGAAGCAGGTCTGTCCGGAATAACCGACGTGATAGGATGGAACCTGTACTCGGGCTGGTATGGCGGCAAGCTTACCGATTTTGAAAAGTTTCTTGATGAACAACATGCCCAGCATCCCGACCATCCGATTATCGTGAGCGAATACGGTGCCGGTTCCGACAGACGGTTGCACTCCTTCGCTCCGCACAACTTCGATTTCAGCATGGAGTATCAGCAGCAATACCTAGAGCATTACCTGCCCGTGATAGAGGAAAGACCTTACGTATGCGGAGGCACGCACTGGAATTTCATTGACTTCTCGTCTGCCTTGCGCGACGAATCCATGCCACGCATCAACAACAAAGGACTGGTTTACTCGGACAGAACGCCTAAAGATGTGTTTTTCTACTACCAGGCACTGTTCCGCAAAGACATACCGGTGCTGCACATTGCCGCACGCGACTGGACACATCGTTCGGGCATTCAGAACGGCAAAGATCCGGTTATCCAACCCATAAAGATATACACCAACCTGCCCGAAGCGGAACTGTTCATCGACGGTCGTTCGCTTGGCAAGAAGAAGAGCGAGAACTATACCATCTTGTTTGATGTTCCTTTCACAGCCGGCACCCACTTTCTGCGGGCTACGGGCATCACGGGCAACGATAACCGCCCGATAGAAGACGGCATAAGCGTAGCATTTACCCCCGTGCCCGACCGCTTAAACAACGAGAACCTCCGCGAATTGGAACTGGCTGTGAACGTAGGCAGCAATTGTTTCTTCACCAGCAGCGAGAGCAACCTTACCTGGCTGCCCGACCGCCCTTACGAACCCGGTGGATGGGGATACCTCGACAAAGAGAAGAAGTCCGAAGAAACTGGTACGCAAACGCAGATAGAGAACACGGACGATAATCCGCTGTATCAAACACTACGCACCAACCTCGAAGGCTATCGCTTCGACGTACCCGCAGGAGAGTACGAAGTAGAACTGCTCTTTGCCGATATCTTTAAAGAAAGCGATAACCTGCCCTATCAACTCAACGAAACGCTACCTCATGTGAGTCGGGGAAACGTCTTCAACGTTTTCATCAACCGTCATTTGGTCGATGAGCAACTGTCTCCTGGCAGAGATGACGGTTGCTTTCAGGCAGTGAAGAAGCGTTACATCGCAACAGTTGGGAATGAAGGTCTCGAGATCCGTTTTGAACAATTGAACGGAAAATCTTTCCTAAACGGCATCAAATTAAGAAAGTTATAA
- a CDS encoding RagB/SusD family nutrient uptake outer membrane protein translates to MKLKNTFFTIIVAGLTIITASSCSDYLDVSKEMNQNLTLDKVFENPNYTRDWYGNIYLCISEFSETGSETNAFKNPWSNMCGEISSQMMPNKDAMTAGYTAGSSTFHRWATLYQYIRQAMIFIDRANDEGVGSDSNQITPTEIARMKDEARFLMAYCYFSIFELYGPCPIVTQIDDAAYPQVFSYQRASVDEMVEYIDGLLKGVIDGDNLPASVITGKTNGVGSTFNLNEIVRPTKITAMALRAKLWVYAASPLFNGGWDKAMQLKDKDGKQIFPAKDPNKWVIAKQHLEELLSAAQEAGHTLYEVQSNGTNLPDQSIYQLFQVYNQEILWCSTNNSYSDQNKMEKRTNPRDVNSCYGTIGPSQESVDMFFTQNGLPISEDPSYHENALVQVTNPAINGTGGTRADKNVFNMYANREPRFYADVIYQGKSWYDVYQNKSGNANYFVDFSIHGGAGPDSRDNPLVGYLLGKFKNRTINHASGDTQSYKRVSTIYRLAEFYLFYAEVLNEIDPSDPRIIEYLDYVRDRAGVPTYQKLAEEGIKDIRGSYAKQWDAIQRERFVELFCEGQRYFDIRRWMVCGPGQVADQTRFSGMNEYGTTDVAIGTMGSYYNRTVIENRIWDDKMYLYPIHQNVIQLSKGEIIQNPGW, encoded by the coding sequence ATGAAACTAAAAAATACATTCTTTACAATCATTGTAGCCGGGCTAACAATTATCACGGCGTCTTCATGTTCCGATTACCTAGACGTATCCAAGGAAATGAATCAAAATTTAACCCTTGACAAGGTATTCGAAAACCCCAACTATACCCGCGATTGGTACGGAAACATTTACTTGTGTATTTCTGAATTCTCTGAAACGGGTTCAGAGACTAACGCATTTAAAAATCCGTGGTCGAACATGTGTGGTGAAATTTCATCACAGATGATGCCGAATAAAGATGCAATGACAGCCGGATACACAGCCGGTAGCTCTACTTTCCACCGTTGGGCCACGCTTTATCAATACATACGCCAAGCTATGATATTCATCGACCGAGCCAATGATGAAGGAGTAGGCTCCGACTCGAATCAAATCACTCCGACTGAAATAGCCCGTATGAAAGATGAAGCCAGATTCCTGATGGCATACTGTTATTTCTCTATTTTCGAACTTTATGGCCCGTGCCCCATTGTCACGCAAATAGATGATGCCGCTTACCCGCAAGTATTTTCCTATCAAAGAGCATCGGTTGACGAAATGGTAGAATACATCGACGGTCTGTTAAAGGGAGTTATTGATGGGGATAATCTCCCTGCATCTGTTATCACAGGAAAAACAAACGGCGTCGGTAGCACTTTCAACCTGAATGAGATCGTTCGACCAACCAAGATAACGGCAATGGCTTTGCGCGCTAAATTATGGGTATATGCAGCGTCTCCCCTATTCAACGGCGGTTGGGATAAAGCTATGCAACTAAAAGACAAAGACGGCAAACAAATATTTCCGGCAAAGGATCCCAATAAATGGGTCATAGCAAAACAACATCTGGAAGAATTGCTGTCGGCAGCTCAGGAAGCCGGCCATACACTCTATGAAGTGCAAAGCAATGGCACTAATCTGCCGGATCAGTCCATTTATCAACTGTTTCAAGTATACAACCAGGAAATCTTATGGTGCAGTACTAACAACAGCTATAGCGACCAAAATAAGATGGAAAAACGTACGAATCCGCGTGATGTGAATTCATGTTATGGCACTATCGGACCATCACAAGAATCGGTAGACATGTTTTTTACTCAAAATGGATTGCCAATTTCAGAAGATCCCAGCTATCACGAGAATGCATTGGTACAAGTAACTAATCCGGCAATCAATGGAACCGGAGGAACGCGTGCTGATAAAAATGTGTTCAATATGTATGCCAATCGCGAACCGCGCTTTTATGCCGATGTCATATATCAGGGAAAAAGTTGGTACGATGTGTATCAGAACAAGTCCGGCAATGCCAACTATTTTGTAGATTTCTCGATTCACGGAGGCGCAGGCCCCGATTCCAGAGATAATCCACTTGTCGGATATTTGCTAGGCAAGTTCAAAAATCGGACAATAAATCATGCTTCCGGTGATACACAATCATACAAACGTGTTTCTACTATTTATCGTTTAGCAGAGTTTTATTTATTCTATGCGGAAGTATTGAACGAAATAGATCCAAGTGATCCACGCATCATAGAATATTTGGATTATGTACGCGACCGCGCCGGCGTTCCCACTTATCAGAAGCTTGCGGAAGAAGGCATCAAAGATATCAGAGGCAGCTACGCAAAGCAATGGGATGCTATCCAACGCGAACGCTTCGTTGAATTATTCTGTGAAGGTCAACGTTATTTCGACATCCGCCGCTGGATGGTTTGCGGCCCGGGACAAGTTGCCGACCAAACTAGATTCAGTGGAATGAATGAGTACGGAACCACCGATGTCGCAATCGGCACCATGGGTTCTTATTACAATCGCACAGTAATTGAAAACAGAATATGGGATGATAAAATGTATTTATACCCTATTCACCAGAATGTAATTCAATTAAGCAAAGGGGAAATAATCCAAAACCCTGGCTGGTAA